The following proteins are co-located in the Candidatus Binatia bacterium genome:
- a CDS encoding cyclase family protein, with translation MSPSRLVDLSHDVEHGMITYKGLPAPIVCDFLSREASRAIYAPGTEFHIGKIE, from the coding sequence ATGAGCCCGTCCCGTCTTGTCGATCTCAGCCATGACGTCGAGCACGGCATGATCACGTACAAGGGCCTCCCCGCGCCGATCGTCTGCGATTTCCTGAGCCGCGAGGCCTCGCGCGCGATCTATGCGCCCGGGACCGAGTTTCACATCGGGAAGATCGAG
- a CDS encoding AbrB/MazE/SpoVT family DNA-binding domain-containing protein, which yields MIKVKVRKVGNSLGLTLPSEAVQALRVREGDQLYLTEAPDGYRLTPYDPEFEEPMEAAEEFMAQYRNALRELAK from the coding sequence ATGATCAAGGTCAAAGTACGCAAGGTTGGTAATTCCCTTGGACTTACGCTGCCTTCCGAAGCCGTGCAGGCCCTGCGCGTGCGCGAGGGGGACCAACTGTATCTGACGGAAGCACCTGATGGCTACCGTCTGACACCCTACGATCCCGAGTTCGAGGAGCCGATGGAGGCGGCCGAGGAATTCATGGCTCAGTATCGAAACGCCCTCCGTGAGCTCGCAAAGTAA
- a CDS encoding type II toxin-antitoxin system death-on-curing family toxin — MSSQSKGEPRWVSKKAALAICERLLAEHGGAWGIRDEGSLEAALAAPRNHFYYSGPDLFTLAAVHAHAVTRNRPFLDGNKRVALTLAGVFLKINGLRLLASERDAVAATFALSNREIGFEEFAAWLRDNSKKVPVRRKPGR; from the coding sequence GTGAGCTCGCAAAGTAAGGGCGAGCCCCGCTGGGTCTCGAAGAAGGCGGCCCTCGCGATCTGCGAGCGCCTTCTCGCCGAACATGGTGGGGCCTGGGGTATTCGTGACGAAGGCTCGCTCGAGGCGGCGCTCGCTGCGCCTCGGAACCATTTCTATTACTCGGGGCCGGACCTCTTCACCTTGGCAGCCGTCCACGCCCATGCCGTCACGAGGAATCGTCCCTTCCTGGACGGAAACAAGCGAGTCGCACTGACGCTCGCCGGCGTATTCCTCAAGATCAACGGATTGCGCCTACTCGCGAGTGAGCGCGACGCGGTCGCTGCCACGTTTGCCCTTTCGAATCGAGAGATCGGTTTCGAGGAGTTCGCCGCGTGGCTCCGGGACAATTCCAAGAAAGTACCCGTGCGTCGCAAACCGGGCCGATGA